The following are encoded together in the Gemmatimonadaceae bacterium genome:
- a CDS encoding PAS domain-containing sensor histidine kinase codes for MNRDDRDVTEASRLSAARVRPIDDGAQSAEPGDRSRVRETDTTSKTLPPLADSIPQRDVRVDAAAVLDALGSAIAVVGADWRILMLNRQWERIFGRAAAECTRRDLFAAFPFFEEEYAAQMLRAARADGTTRHFDLELSYTNGIERYGVRAVCSVDERLIIEVTEAVPAGSREDAAERSAENAALRRLARQMAAIADTSELLDLLCSAAAEQCDATGAAVLRGAGSEGEVVSAAGAMTLGLKRRFSLDGSVAKEALESGGVVSVENFTASQRPLARIVPELRIGPMLAAPLIAHERLLGILTVVRGDRAAAFLPTEAQRLRVIADHAALAMWKAELLEQSRAADRAKGRFLATISHELRTPLTALTGYEELLADEVMGPLTESQTDVLERMRSVTHHLTVMIEEVLAFSSIEAGGEVVRPTEFLAEDLVRAAAAIVEPLARQKLLRLACDFPADPVRLTSDVDKVRQIIVNLAGNAVKFTDDGEVRIVLSEIHSSGEAEGDERREVRIAVRDTGSGISPEDARRLFRPFSQVDAGLTRRHGGTGLGLYISQRLAQLLGGRIDVESELGAGSTFTLALPAD; via the coding sequence GTGAATCGCGACGATCGGGACGTTACGGAAGCGTCCCGCCTGTCGGCTGCGAGGGTGCGGCCGATTGATGACGGCGCTCAGTCCGCCGAGCCTGGAGATCGCTCTCGGGTTCGCGAGACGGATACGACGTCGAAGACGCTGCCGCCGCTCGCGGACTCAATTCCGCAGCGCGATGTTCGGGTCGACGCCGCCGCTGTGCTCGACGCCCTCGGGAGCGCCATCGCCGTCGTCGGCGCGGATTGGCGCATCCTCATGTTGAATCGGCAGTGGGAGCGGATCTTCGGTCGTGCCGCCGCCGAATGTACGCGGCGAGATCTTTTCGCCGCGTTTCCGTTTTTTGAGGAAGAGTACGCGGCTCAGATGCTCCGCGCCGCGCGCGCGGACGGGACCACTCGCCATTTCGACCTCGAACTCTCATACACGAATGGCATTGAACGCTACGGCGTTCGCGCCGTATGCAGCGTTGATGAGCGACTCATCATCGAGGTGACGGAAGCAGTTCCGGCGGGTAGTAGAGAGGATGCCGCCGAGCGGAGCGCGGAGAACGCGGCCCTTCGTCGTCTCGCTCGGCAGATGGCCGCGATCGCGGACACCAGCGAACTACTCGATCTGTTGTGTTCCGCAGCTGCGGAACAGTGCGACGCGACCGGAGCGGCCGTACTCCGTGGCGCTGGGAGTGAAGGCGAGGTCGTGTCGGCCGCGGGCGCGATGACGCTGGGTCTCAAGCGTCGCTTTTCCCTCGACGGGTCGGTCGCCAAGGAAGCGCTCGAGAGTGGCGGCGTAGTTTCCGTCGAGAACTTCACGGCGTCGCAACGTCCGTTGGCGCGCATCGTACCGGAGCTTCGTATCGGGCCGATGCTCGCCGCTCCGCTGATCGCGCACGAGCGCTTGTTAGGCATTCTCACTGTCGTCCGCGGCGATCGTGCGGCGGCATTTTTGCCAACCGAAGCGCAGCGATTGCGCGTCATCGCGGACCATGCGGCGCTCGCGATGTGGAAGGCGGAGCTGCTCGAGCAATCACGCGCCGCGGATCGCGCCAAGGGACGCTTCCTCGCGACGATCTCGCACGAGCTGCGGACGCCGCTCACCGCCCTCACCGGATACGAGGAACTCCTGGCGGATGAAGTCATGGGTCCGCTCACCGAGTCACAGACCGACGTCCTCGAGCGCATGCGCTCGGTGACACATCACTTGACCGTGATGATCGAGGAGGTGCTCGCATTCTCGAGCATCGAAGCGGGAGGTGAAGTCGTCAGGCCAACTGAGTTTCTGGCTGAGGATCTGGTCCGCGCGGCCGCCGCGATCGTCGAGCCGCTCGCGCGACAAAAGCTCCTGCGCCTGGCCTGCGATTTTCCCGCCGACCCCGTTCGCCTCACGAGTGACGTCGACAAGGTGCGCCAGATCATCGTCAATCTCGCGGGGAATGCGGTGAAATTCACCGACGACGGCGAGGTTCGCATCGTGTTGAGCGAAATCCACTCGTCAGGCGAGGCCGAGGGTGACGAGCGGCGCGAGGTGCGCATCGCCGTGAGGGACACGGGATCGGGGATCTCGCCCGAGGATGCGCGTCGACTCTTCCGTCCGTTCTCGCAGGTCGATGCCGGCCTCACTCGCCGGCATGGTGGGACTGGGCTTGGTCTCTACATCTCACAGCGACTCGCCCAGTTGCTGGGCGGACGCATTGACGTCGAGTCCGAGCTTGGCGCTGGCTCGACCTTTACGCTCGCGCTTCCGGCAGACTAA
- a CDS encoding response regulator: MRVLCVGRHPYLSDHLCRFFTALGVNTHAGVGLQDAMEAAAAYQPDAVVCDYDLLATIPLDGWERDPLLSRLPVIAVSLTRRPAEVHLLDVNGIAGFLYLPTLEAEQALQMLGAAASWRRAAVTAPASLPWPALRAARIPS, translated from the coding sequence ATGCGTGTGCTCTGCGTCGGGCGACATCCGTATCTCAGTGATCACCTCTGCCGTTTCTTCACTGCGCTGGGCGTGAACACGCACGCTGGCGTCGGGCTCCAAGATGCAATGGAAGCGGCCGCTGCGTACCAGCCGGATGCGGTAGTCTGTGATTACGACCTGCTCGCGACGATTCCATTGGATGGTTGGGAACGCGACCCACTCCTCTCACGCCTTCCGGTGATCGCGGTAAGCTTGACACGGCGGCCTGCGGAAGTGCATTTGCTGGACGTGAACGGCATCGCGGGCTTTCTCTACCTGCCGACGCTGGAAGCCGAACAAGCGTTGCAGATGCTCGGCGCGGCGGCCTCATGGCGTCGCGCTGCGGTAACGGCGCCCGCTTCGTTGCCTTGGCCGGCGCTTCGCGCCGCACGAATTCCCTCGTGA
- a CDS encoding ATP-binding protein has protein sequence MNGRQLSPNGNRAPSTARQPETTPAAAADQVDILIVDDRAENLLALEAILEPLHQHLVRASSGEETLRRLLERDFALILLDVQMPGMNGFETARIIKSRERTKSIPIIFLTAINKEEAYVFEGYSVGAVDYLFKPFQPEILRSKVAAFVDLYVRQRNVAAKEALVRESERREMELRHMRELWESQARFREVVTSALDAIILFDEAGRITLFNSAAEAMFGCTSAEAVGTPITRFFAAEAQSVRELELFAEDRDGNDPKRPDPATSTLELTAQRPSGESFPIEASVSLLKSREDRTYTLILRDVSERVRHEEMLKQQAVSLASTMSELKALNDELNERQQDLERAMTARSRFYASMSHELRTPINAVLGYSTLLLENIYGPLNEKQREGIERTHKAAKHLLELVNDVLDLSKIEAGKIDLRLQPVSFPSIIEDLFVTVRPLADQYGSTLRIEHTGDSIRVVSDPRRVRQILLNLLSNAIKFGRGKPIRVALTRRDDNGIVIEVIDEGEGIAPDDQERIFQEFVQLGKTQLTEGTGLGLPISRRLAELLRGSLTLHSELGRGSTFRLSLPATAERATTARMPDQDMTPTPADDRVGRPVSRDDTGEMNAPEPHTASRIAS, from the coding sequence GTGAACGGCAGGCAGCTCTCGCCTAACGGCAACCGCGCGCCGTCCACCGCGCGCCAACCGGAGACGACGCCTGCGGCGGCGGCCGACCAAGTCGATATTCTCATCGTCGACGACCGCGCTGAGAATCTGCTTGCCCTGGAGGCCATCCTCGAGCCGCTCCATCAGCACCTCGTGCGGGCGTCGTCTGGTGAGGAGACGCTCCGCCGGTTGCTCGAACGCGACTTCGCGCTGATTCTACTCGATGTGCAGATGCCGGGAATGAACGGCTTCGAGACGGCGCGCATCATCAAGTCGCGCGAACGCACGAAGTCCATCCCCATCATCTTCCTCACGGCGATCAACAAGGAAGAGGCGTACGTCTTCGAAGGCTACTCGGTCGGCGCCGTGGATTACCTGTTCAAACCGTTCCAACCGGAGATTCTTCGCTCGAAAGTCGCGGCCTTTGTCGATCTCTACGTGCGCCAGCGCAACGTCGCGGCGAAGGAAGCGCTCGTGCGCGAGAGTGAGCGTCGCGAGATGGAGTTGCGGCACATGCGCGAGCTCTGGGAGTCGCAGGCTCGCTTTCGTGAAGTTGTGACTTCGGCGCTCGACGCGATCATTCTGTTCGACGAAGCTGGCAGAATTACCCTCTTCAATTCAGCGGCGGAGGCGATGTTCGGGTGCACGAGCGCGGAAGCGGTCGGCACACCGATCACGCGCTTCTTCGCGGCCGAAGCGCAATCGGTTCGGGAGCTCGAGCTCTTTGCTGAGGACCGCGACGGGAACGACCCGAAGCGGCCGGACCCGGCGACGAGCACGCTCGAGCTCACGGCACAGCGCCCGTCGGGAGAGTCGTTCCCGATCGAGGCATCCGTCTCGCTGCTCAAGTCCCGGGAAGACCGGACGTACACGCTCATCTTACGTGACGTCTCAGAGCGCGTTCGTCATGAGGAAATGCTCAAGCAGCAGGCCGTCTCGCTCGCGAGTACGATGAGCGAGCTCAAAGCACTCAACGACGAGCTGAACGAGCGCCAGCAGGATCTCGAACGGGCGATGACGGCACGCAGTCGCTTCTATGCATCGATGAGTCATGAACTGCGCACGCCGATCAATGCCGTGCTCGGCTATAGCACGTTGCTGCTCGAGAACATCTATGGTCCCCTGAACGAGAAGCAGCGCGAAGGCATCGAGCGCACCCACAAGGCCGCAAAGCATCTGCTCGAGCTCGTGAACGATGTCCTCGATCTCTCCAAGATCGAAGCGGGAAAGATCGATCTCCGATTACAGCCCGTGAGCTTCCCCTCGATCATCGAAGATCTGTTCGTCACGGTCCGTCCCCTCGCCGACCAGTACGGCTCAACGCTTCGCATCGAGCACACCGGCGATTCGATTCGCGTCGTGTCTGATCCGCGTCGCGTTCGTCAAATTCTGCTCAACTTGCTGTCGAATGCAATCAAGTTCGGCCGTGGAAAGCCGATTCGCGTTGCGCTCACGCGTCGCGATGACAATGGCATCGTCATCGAGGTGATCGACGAAGGCGAGGGAATAGCGCCCGACGATCAGGAGCGCATCTTCCAGGAATTCGTGCAGCTCGGTAAAACGCAGCTCACCGAGGGCACGGGGCTGGGATTACCGATCTCACGTCGGCTGGCGGAGCTCCTGCGCGGCTCCTTGACATTACATTCAGAGCTGGGACGCGGCAGCACGTTTCGTCTTTCGCTCCCCGCAACCGCGGAGCGAGCGACCACGGCGCGCATGCCCGACCAGGACATGACACCGACTCCCGCAGACGATCGCGTCGGGCGACCTGTGTCTCGCGATGATACAGGAGAGATGAATGCGCCCGAGCCGCATACCGCGAGTCGCATCGCAAGCTGA
- a CDS encoding chemotaxis protein CheB — translation MAYSIVVVGTSWGGLNALRELVGKLPADYRLPTVLVQHRHRDSDHLLSTFLQERTKLIVSEVEDKMPIEPGMLFVAPADYHLLIDRDVFELSTDSPVRYSRPSIDVTFYSAADAYGSAAIGVILTGANSDGSRGLRRIFDRGGLALVQDPSTAESPAMPSAAIRCVPGAQVQTIAQIATTLCDVDATTKAEKGARGPSAAFDRGADSLRRGAPPGGA, via the coding sequence GTGGCATACTCGATCGTGGTCGTCGGCACCTCCTGGGGCGGTCTCAACGCACTTCGCGAGCTGGTGGGCAAACTGCCGGCGGATTATCGACTGCCGACTGTTCTGGTGCAGCATCGCCATCGTGACTCCGATCACCTGCTGAGCACGTTTCTGCAGGAGCGAACGAAGCTCATCGTTAGCGAGGTCGAGGACAAGATGCCGATCGAGCCGGGAATGCTGTTCGTCGCGCCAGCGGACTACCACCTCCTCATCGATCGCGATGTCTTCGAGTTGTCCACGGATTCGCCTGTCCGTTACAGCCGGCCGTCGATCGACGTGACGTTCTATTCCGCCGCCGACGCGTACGGCTCGGCAGCCATCGGCGTGATTCTGACCGGCGCGAACTCCGACGGATCACGCGGACTTAGGCGCATTTTTGACCGAGGCGGCCTCGCCCTGGTCCAGGATCCAAGCACGGCCGAGAGCCCGGCGATGCCCTCCGCGGCAATTCGATGCGTCCCGGGCGCTCAGGTGCAAACGATCGCGCAGATCGCAACGACGCTGTGCGACGTCGATGCCACAACGAAGGCCGAAAAGGGCGCGCGCGGGCCCAGCGCGGCATTCGATCGCGGCGCTGATTCGCTGCGCCGCGGCGCGCCGCCAGGAGGCGCGTGA
- a CDS encoding protein-glutamate O-methyltransferase CheR gives MAVPVTPSKALTGPPVAYNSDLERLEIELLLEGIFRHYGFDFRSYAYASIRRRLWKRIEAEGLRTISELQARVLHDPEMMERLLLDLSVNVTAMFRDPGFYRAFRQIAIPLLRTWPFVRIWHAGCSTGEEVYSMAILLSEEGLYERSRLYATDINDVVLRQAKAGIFPLNRMQEYTENYIRAGGKQSFSEYYTAKYDGALFSPNLTRNVVFSQHNLVTDRSFSEFNVIFCRNVLIYFDRELQDRVHALFYESLSMFGVLALGSKETLRFSKYEPCYEKLHAREKMYRKVK, from the coding sequence ATGGCTGTACCGGTAACACCGAGCAAGGCGCTCACCGGGCCACCTGTCGCCTACAACTCGGATCTCGAGCGACTCGAGATCGAGCTGTTGCTCGAGGGGATATTCCGGCATTACGGCTTTGACTTTCGCTCGTACGCGTACGCTTCGATCAGGCGCCGGCTGTGGAAGCGCATCGAGGCCGAAGGCCTGCGCACGATCTCGGAGCTGCAAGCGCGCGTGCTTCACGATCCGGAAATGATGGAGCGGCTGCTGCTCGACCTCTCCGTCAACGTGACGGCGATGTTCCGCGATCCGGGCTTTTACCGAGCCTTTCGCCAGATCGCCATCCCGTTATTGCGGACGTGGCCCTTCGTTCGCATTTGGCACGCAGGCTGTTCTACGGGCGAGGAAGTCTACTCGATGGCGATTCTGCTCAGCGAAGAAGGACTGTACGAGCGGTCTCGCCTCTACGCGACAGACATCAACGACGTCGTATTGCGGCAGGCGAAAGCGGGAATCTTCCCGCTCAATCGAATGCAGGAATACACGGAGAACTACATCCGGGCGGGCGGGAAGCAGTCGTTCTCCGAGTACTATACTGCGAAATACGACGGAGCACTGTTCAGCCCGAATCTCACTCGGAATGTCGTATTCTCGCAGCACAATCTCGTCACGGATCGGTCATTTTCTGAGTTCAACGTCATCTTCTGCCGTAATGTCCTGATTTACTTCGATCGCGAACTGCAAGACCGCGTGCATGCCTTGTTTTACGAGAGTCTTTCCATGTTCGGAGTGCTCGCTCTTGGGTCCAAGGAGACGTTGCGCTTCTCGAAGTACGAGCCTTGCTACGAGAAACTGCACGCGCGGGAAAAGATGTACCGAAAGGTGAAATAA